From the Nodularia sp. NIES-3585 genome, one window contains:
- a CDS encoding CO2 hydration protein: MVTMKKKPANHPLAEYIEILLNGGALLPDTPDNVLEVVGILKSYGVVLDAYSNNLIYIAEHQFLVFFQFFKYFNGEISFPKLMRHWWHDRINFEYAEYCMKGMMWHGGGGLDKYLDTPEFEERAQAVIQAKFKNNPIMLGMNQLFPDFLTEMLRVSAYYTGLGQFWRVMADMFLSLSDRYDRGEIKTIPQVVDHIKQALVADAVKPITYAVKIQNQVYDILPKSAGLTFLADTAIPYVEAVFFRGTPFHGTVSYNAQAYQIPLDQARFQYGALYADPLPIGGAGIPPTLLMQDMRHYLPDYLHKIYRRSLRGEDDLRVQICISFQKSMFCVTTATILGLMPHPIDTQDVSEQIANRVYLQKWMNRLETSRLEDVNKK; this comes from the coding sequence ATGGTAACTATGAAAAAAAAACCTGCTAATCATCCTTTAGCTGAGTATATTGAAATCCTGCTAAATGGTGGCGCATTACTTCCTGATACTCCAGATAATGTTCTGGAAGTAGTCGGCATCCTCAAAAGCTATGGCGTAGTTTTAGATGCCTATTCAAACAATCTTATTTATATTGCTGAACACCAATTTTTAGTATTTTTTCAGTTTTTTAAATACTTTAATGGCGAGATTTCTTTCCCGAAATTAATGCGTCATTGGTGGCATGACAGAATTAATTTTGAATATGCCGAATATTGCATGAAAGGCATGATGTGGCATGGAGGTGGTGGACTAGATAAATATTTAGATACACCAGAATTTGAAGAAAGAGCGCAAGCGGTTATTCAAGCAAAATTTAAAAACAATCCCATTATGTTGGGAATGAATCAACTATTTCCCGACTTTCTAACGGAAATGTTACGTGTCTCTGCTTACTATACTGGTTTAGGTCAATTTTGGCGGGTGATGGCTGATATGTTTCTCAGTCTATCAGACCGCTACGACCGAGGCGAAATTAAAACTATACCTCAAGTTGTAGACCATATTAAACAGGCATTGGTAGCAGATGCTGTAAAACCTATTACATACGCGGTCAAAATTCAAAATCAAGTCTATGACATTCTTCCTAAATCTGCGGGTTTAACTTTTCTAGCAGATACAGCCATCCCTTATGTAGAAGCGGTATTCTTTCGGGGAACTCCTTTTCATGGCACAGTTTCCTACAATGCCCAAGCATATCAAATTCCCCTCGATCAAGCTCGATTTCAGTATGGCGCACTATATGCCGATCCTTTGCCTATAGGTGGTGCTGGTATTCCTCCCACTTTGCTGATGCAGGATATGCGTCATTATCTTCCAGATTATTTACACAAAATTTATCGTCGCAGTCTTCGGGGTGAAGATGATTTGCGAGTCCAAATTTGTATCAGCTTCCAAAAATCCATGTTTTGTGTGACGACAGCAACGATTTTGGGACTGATGCCTCATCCGATTGATACTCAAGATGTCTCTGAACAAATTGCTAATCGCGTCTATTTACAAAAGTGGATGAATCGTTTGGAAACTTCCCGGTTAGAGGATGTGAATAAAAAATAA
- a CDS encoding NADH-quinone oxidoreductase subunit M: protein MLSALILLPLFGAALIGFWPAQMSGKLSRRVALLFAVIILLWTVLLAIKFNPAQVNQQFAEFIPWIDSLGLTYNLGIDGLSLPLLVLNGLLTCIAIYSSDESLQRPRFYYSLILLLSAGVTGAFLAQDLLLFFLFYELELIPLYLLIAIWGGERRSYAATKFLIYTAVSGILILASFLGMVWLSGSSSFALASLNTSTLSLTTQLLLLGGILVGFGIKIPLVPFHTWLPDAHVEASTPISVLLAGVLLKLGTYGLLRFGMNLLPEAWTYLAPWLATWAVVSVLFGSSCAIAQTDMKKMVAYSSIGHMGYVLLAAAAATPLSTLGAVMQMISHGLISALLFLLVGVVYKKAGSRDLDVIKGLLNPERGLPVIGSLMILGVMASAGVPGLVGFISEFIVFRGTYPVFPVQTLISMIGTGLTAVYFLILMDRAFFGRLSAQVSNLPRVFWSDRIPAVILAVLIVIFGIQPAWLVRWTEPTITAMVNTHNVVAAVSLDQGTGD, encoded by the coding sequence ATGCTGAGTGCATTAATTTTACTGCCGTTATTCGGTGCAGCTTTAATCGGTTTTTGGCCTGCACAAATGAGTGGGAAACTTTCTCGCAGAGTGGCTTTGCTCTTTGCCGTGATCATTTTATTGTGGACAGTTTTACTAGCAATAAAATTCAATCCGGCACAAGTCAATCAACAGTTTGCCGAGTTTATCCCCTGGATAGATTCTTTGGGCTTGACCTATAATCTAGGAATAGATGGTTTATCTTTGCCGTTGCTGGTGTTGAATGGACTGTTAACTTGTATTGCCATTTACAGCAGCGATGAATCCCTTCAGCGTCCGAGATTTTATTACTCCTTAATCCTGCTGTTAAGTGCTGGGGTTACAGGAGCATTTTTGGCACAAGATTTACTATTATTTTTCCTGTTTTATGAACTGGAACTAATACCTCTATATCTGTTAATTGCCATTTGGGGCGGTGAAAGACGCAGTTATGCAGCCACAAAATTTCTGATTTATACGGCTGTTTCCGGCATCTTAATTTTGGCAAGTTTCCTGGGTATGGTTTGGCTGAGTGGTTCTTCTAGCTTTGCACTAGCAAGTTTGAATACCTCAACTTTGTCTTTGACAACGCAGCTATTACTGCTAGGGGGAATTCTCGTCGGTTTTGGGATTAAAATTCCCTTGGTTCCCTTTCACACGTGGTTACCAGATGCCCACGTTGAAGCTTCTACACCCATTTCTGTATTGTTGGCGGGAGTGTTATTGAAGTTAGGAACCTATGGCTTACTGCGGTTTGGGATGAACTTGTTACCAGAAGCTTGGACTTATTTAGCTCCTTGGTTGGCGACTTGGGCTGTAGTCAGTGTACTATTTGGCTCATCCTGTGCGATCGCTCAAACCGATATGAAAAAAATGGTAGCCTACAGTTCAATTGGACATATGGGCTACGTACTATTAGCGGCGGCGGCGGCTACACCTTTAAGCACCTTGGGCGCTGTCATGCAAATGATTAGCCACGGTTTGATTTCTGCACTGCTGTTTTTGCTAGTGGGGGTTGTTTACAAAAAAGCTGGTAGCCGCGACTTAGATGTGATTAAAGGACTGCTGAACCCAGAACGGGGTTTGCCCGTAATTGGGAGTTTAATGATTTTAGGAGTCATGGCCAGCGCTGGTGTACCGGGTTTGGTGGGATTCATTTCCGAATTCATCGTTTTTCGAGGTACTTATCCAGTTTTTCCCGTGCAGACCCTCATATCTATGATTGGTACAGGCTTAACTGCGGTTTATTTCCTAATTCTGATGGATCGTGCCTTCTTTGGGCGATTATCTGCACAAGTTTCCAACTTACCGCGGGTATTTTGGAGCGATCGCATACCTGCCGTAATCTTAGCAGTATTAATTGTCATTTTCGGCATTCAACCCGCTTGGTTAGTCCGCTGGACTGAACCGACAATCACCGCAATGGTTAATACCCATAATGTAGTAGCTGCTGTGTCTTTAGACCAGGGAACTGGGGACTAG